The region GCCACACCTCATACGCCGGTGTCTCATAGGGATGGCTCAGTTTCAACGCGGCCACAACCGCCACGATCAACTCATCCGCCACCACCAGCTCAACCTTCCATTCTTCAACCACTTCAACCTGGCCGACTTGCCCGATAAACGGCTGGCTGCCGTCCAACGCGCGAAATTGGCCCTGGCCCAGCACTTGCCAGGCACAGCTGTCGTAATTGCCGATGCGCCCGCCGCCAGCGGCAAAGACGGCGGTTTTCACCGTCTCCACATGGCTGTCGGGCACAAAGAAGCTGAGCTTGTACACCGCCTTAGTTCACCCACACGCGGGCGTTGCGGAACATGCGCATCCAGGCGCCGTCTTCGTTCCACTCTTCCGGACGCCACGAGTTCTGCACGGCGCGGAATACACGCTCCGGGTGCGGCATCATGATGGTCACGCGACCGTCGCGGCTGGTAAGGCCGGTGATCCCGCGCGGCGAGCCGTTCGGGTTGGCCGGGTAGCTTTCAGTGACCTTGCCGTGGTTGTCGACGAAACGCATGGCCACACAGCCGGACAGGTCGGCTTCGAGCAAGGCTTCTTCGCTGGAGAACTC is a window of Pseudomonas antarctica DNA encoding:
- a CDS encoding NIF3 1, coding for MYKLSFFVPDSHVETVKTAVFAAGGGRIGNYDSCAWQVLGQGQFRALDGSQPFIGQVGQVEVVEEWKVELVVADELIVAVVAALKLSHPYETPAYEVWQLADF